In a single window of the Pongo abelii isolate AG06213 chromosome 1, NHGRI_mPonAbe1-v2.0_pri, whole genome shotgun sequence genome:
- the TRIM46 gene encoding tripartite motif-containing protein 46 isoform X2, with translation MATRARLSQGRCQPCSPPPLPPPLLVPPSFVSAAPLTGMAAKRGTKTSMKNMEKELLCPVCQEMYKQPLVLPCTHNVCQACAREVLGQQGYIGHGGDPSSEPTSPASTPSTRSPRLSRRTLPKPDRLDRLLKSGFGTYPGRKRGALHPQVIMFPCPACQGDVELGERGLAGLFRNLTLERVVERYRQSVSVGGAILCQLCKPPPLEATKGCTECRATFCNECFKLFHPWGTQKAQHEPTLPTLSFRPKGLMCPDHKEEVTHYCKTCQRLVCQLCRVRRTHSGHKITPVLSAYQALKDKLTKSLTYILGNQDTVQTQICELEEAVRHTEVSGQQAKEEVSQLVRGLGAVLEEKRASLLQAIEECQQERLARLSAQIQEHRSLLDGSGLVGYAQEVLKETDQPCFVQAAKQLHNRIARATEALQTFRPAASSSFRHCQLDVGREMKLLTELNFLRVPEAPVIDTQRTFAYDQIFLCWRLPPHSPPAWHYTVEFRRTDVPAQPGPTRWQRREEVRGTSALLENPDTGSVYVLRVRGCNKAGYGEYSEDVHLHTPPAPVLHFFLDGRWGASRERLAISKDQRAVRSVPGLPLLLAADRLLTGCHLSVDVVLGDVAVTQGRSYWACAVDPASYLVKVGVGLESKLQESFQGAPDVISPRYDPDSGHDSGAEDATVEASPPFAFLTIGMGKILLGSGANSNAGLTGRDGPTAGCTVPLPPRLGICLDYERGRVSFLDAVSFRGLLECPLDCSGPVCPAFCFIGGGAVQLQEPVGTKPERKVTIGGFAKLD, from the exons ATGGCAACCCGTGCCCGGCTCTCCCAGGGGCGGTGCCAACCGTGTTCCCCCCCACCACTTCCTCCCCCCCTCCTTGTTCCTCCCTCCTTTGTGTCAGCTGCGCCCCTGACCGGGATGGCTGCGAAGAGAGGGACCAAG ACCAGCATGAAGAACATGGAGAAGGAACTGCTGTGCCCAGTGTGTCAAGAGATGTACAAGCAGCCACTGGTGCTGCCCTGTACCCACAACGTGTGCCAGGCCTGTGCCCGAGAGGTCTTGGGCCAGCAGGGCTACATAGGACATGGTGGGGACCCCAGCTCCGAGCCcacctctcctgcctccacccctTCCACCCGCAGCCCCCGCCTCTCCCGCAGAACTCTCCCCAAGCCAGACCGCCTGGACCGGCTGCTTAAGTCAG GCTTTGGGACATATCCTGGGAGGAAGCGAGGTGCTTTGCACCCCCAAGTGATCATGTTCCCGTGCCCAGCCTGCCAAGGTGATGTGGAGCTTGGGGAGCGGGGTCTGGCAGGGCTTTTCCGGAACCTGACCCTGGAGCGTGTGGTGGAGCGGTACCGCCAGAGTGTGAGTGTGGGAGGCGCCATCCTGTGCCAGTTGTGCAAGCCCCCACCACTAGAGGCCACCAAGGGCTGCACAGAGTGCCGCGCCACCTTCTGCAATGAGTGCTTCAAGCTCTTCCACCCCTGGGGCACCCAGAAAGCCCAGCATGagcccaccctccccaccctctcCTTCCGACCCAAG GGCCTTATGTGCCCAGACCACAAGGAAGAGGTGACCCACTACTGCAAGACATGCCAACGCCTGGTATGTCAACTCTGCCGGGTGCGGCGCACCCACAGCGGGcacaagatcacaccagtgctcAGTGCCTACCAGGCCCTCAAG GACAAGCTGACAAAGAGCCTGACATACATCCTGGGAAACCAGGACACGGTACAGACCCAGATCTGTGAGCTGGAGGAGGCTGTGAGGCACACCGAG GTGAGTGGTCAGCAGGCCAAGGAGGAGGTGTCACAGCTGGTGCGGGGGCTGGGGGCTGTGCTGGAGGAGAAGCGGGCATCACTGCTTCAGGCCATTGAAGAATGCCAGCAGGAGCGGCTGGCCCGTCTCAGCGCCCAGATCCAGGAGCACCGGAGCCTGCTGGATGGCTCAGGTCTGGTGGGCTATGCCCAGGAAGTACTTAAGGAAACAGACCAGCCTTGCTTTGTGCAAGCCGCCAAGCAGCTGCACAACAG GATTGCCCGAGCCACTGAAGCCCTCCAGACGTTCCGGCCAGCTGCCAGCTCCTCCTTCCGCCATTGCCAGCTCGACGTGGGACGTGAGATGAAGCTGCTGACAGAGCTTAACTTCCTGCGAG TGCCTGAGGCCCCCGTCATTGACACCCAGCGCACCTTTGCCTATGATCAGATCTTCCTGTGCTGGCGGCTGCCCCCCCACTCACCACCTGCCTGGCACTATACCGTTGAGTTCCGGCGCACGGATGTGCCTGCCCAGCCGGGCCCCACCCGCTGGCAGCGGCGGGAGGAGGTGAGGGGCACCAGTGCCCTGCTTGAGAACCCCGACACGGGCTCTGTGTATGTGCTGCGCGTCCGCGGCTGCAACAAGGCTGGCTACGGCGAGTACAGTGAAGATGTGCACCTGCACACGCCCCCAGCACCTG tcCTGCACTTCTTCCTCGACGGCCGCTGGGGTGCAAGCCGAGAGCGGCTGGCTATCAGCAAGGACCAGCGAGCAGTACGGAGTGTTCCGGGGCTGCCCCTGCTGCTGGCTGCTGACCGGCTGCTGACCGGCTGCCACCTGAGTGTGGATGTGGTCCTGGGCGACGTGGCTGTGACCCAGGGCCGCAGCTACTGGGCCTGCGCCGTAGACCCAGCCTCCTACTTGGTCAAGGTGGGCGTCGGGCTGGAGAGCAAGCTTCAAGAAAGTTTCCAGGGTGCCCCTGATGTGATCAGCCCCAG GTACGACCCGGACAGTGGGCACGACAGCGGTGCCGAGGATGCCACAGTGGAGGCGTCGCCGCCCTTCGCTTTCCTAACCATTGGCATGGGCAAGATCCTGCTGGGGTCGGGGGCAAACTCAAACGCAGGGCTGACAGGGAGGGATGGCCCCACAGCCGGCTGCACAGTGCCCCTGCCACCCCGCCTGGGCATCTGCCTGGACTATGAGCGGGGCCGGGTTTCCTTCCTGGATGCCGTGTCCTTCCGTGGGCTCTTGGAGTGCCCCCTGGACTGCTCAGGGCCTGTGTGCCCTGCCTTTTGCTTCATCGGGGGTGGCGCAGTACAGCTCCAGGAGCCAGTGGGCACTAAGCCTGAGAGGAAAGTCACCATTGGGGGCTTCGCCAAGCTGGACTGA
- the TRIM46 gene encoding tripartite motif-containing protein 46 isoform X6 — MAPPSNTFPYSPIPRPAFENHVGRTISHPLPRRALFEAGPGSMRSDTSPPQPSSHPHWAPALSPGFAAAAGIGHPGAGGHGRAMAEGEDMQTFTSIMDALVRISLCSGEREARDRGLGRSGNQPKAGAVEKLQTSMKNMEKELLCPVCQEMYKQPLVLPCTHNVCQACAREVLGQQGYIGHGGDPSSEPTSPASTPSTRSPRLSRRTLPKPDRLDRLLKSGFGTYPGRKRGALHPQVIMFPCPACQGDVELGERGLAGLFRNLTLERVVERYRQSVSVGGAILCQLCKPPPLEATKGCTECRATFCNECFKLFHPWGTQKAQHEPTLPTLSFRPKGLMCPDHKEEVTHYCKTCQRLVCQLCRVRRTHSGHKITPVLSAYQALKDKLTKSLTYILGNQDTVQTQICELEEAVRHTEVSGQQAKEEVSQLVRGLGAVLEEKRASLLQAIEECQQERLARLSAQIQEHRSLLDGSGLVGYAQEVLKETDQPCFVQAAKQLHNRIARATEALQTFRPAASSSFRHCQLDVGREMKLLTELNFLRVPEAPVIDTQRTFAYDQIFLCWRLPPHSPPAWHYTVEFRRTDVPAQPGPTRWQRREEVRGTSALLENPDTGSVYVLRVRGCNKAGYGEYSEDVHLHTPPAPVLHFFLDGRWGASRERLAISKDQRAVRSVPGLPLLLAADRLLTGCHLSVDVVLGDVAVTQGRSYWACAVDPASYLVKVGVGLESKLQESFQGAPDVISPRYDPDSGHDSGAEDATVEASPPFAFLTIGMGKILLGSGANSNAGLTGRDGPTAGCTVPLPPRLGICLDYERGRVSFLDAVSFRGLLECPLDCSGPVCPAFCFIGGGAVQLQEPVGTKPERKVTIGGFAKLD, encoded by the exons ATGGCTCCCCCGTCAAATACCTTTCCATATTCCCCAATCCCCCGACCGGCTTTCGAGAACCACGTGGGGAGAACTATTTCCCACCCCCTACCCCGACGGGCGCTGTTCGAGGCTGGTCCCGGGAGCATGCGCAGTGACACCTCACCCCCCCAGCCCTCCTCACACCCCCACTGGGCTCCTGCATTAAGCCCGGGGTTCGCAGCCGCAGCCGGGATCGGGCACCCAGGGGCGGGCGGGCACGGTAGGGCCATGGCAGAGGGTGAGGATATGCAGACCTTCACTTCCATCATGGACGCACTGGTCCGCATCAGT CTCTGCAGCGGGGAAAGAGAAGCAAGGGACAGAGGTCTGGGAAGGTCTGGGAACCAGCCCAAGGCAGGTGCTGTGGAAAAGCTGCAG ACCAGCATGAAGAACATGGAGAAGGAACTGCTGTGCCCAGTGTGTCAAGAGATGTACAAGCAGCCACTGGTGCTGCCCTGTACCCACAACGTGTGCCAGGCCTGTGCCCGAGAGGTCTTGGGCCAGCAGGGCTACATAGGACATGGTGGGGACCCCAGCTCCGAGCCcacctctcctgcctccacccctTCCACCCGCAGCCCCCGCCTCTCCCGCAGAACTCTCCCCAAGCCAGACCGCCTGGACCGGCTGCTTAAGTCAG GCTTTGGGACATATCCTGGGAGGAAGCGAGGTGCTTTGCACCCCCAAGTGATCATGTTCCCGTGCCCAGCCTGCCAAGGTGATGTGGAGCTTGGGGAGCGGGGTCTGGCAGGGCTTTTCCGGAACCTGACCCTGGAGCGTGTGGTGGAGCGGTACCGCCAGAGTGTGAGTGTGGGAGGCGCCATCCTGTGCCAGTTGTGCAAGCCCCCACCACTAGAGGCCACCAAGGGCTGCACAGAGTGCCGCGCCACCTTCTGCAATGAGTGCTTCAAGCTCTTCCACCCCTGGGGCACCCAGAAAGCCCAGCATGagcccaccctccccaccctctcCTTCCGACCCAAG GGCCTTATGTGCCCAGACCACAAGGAAGAGGTGACCCACTACTGCAAGACATGCCAACGCCTGGTATGTCAACTCTGCCGGGTGCGGCGCACCCACAGCGGGcacaagatcacaccagtgctcAGTGCCTACCAGGCCCTCAAG GACAAGCTGACAAAGAGCCTGACATACATCCTGGGAAACCAGGACACGGTACAGACCCAGATCTGTGAGCTGGAGGAGGCTGTGAGGCACACCGAG GTGAGTGGTCAGCAGGCCAAGGAGGAGGTGTCACAGCTGGTGCGGGGGCTGGGGGCTGTGCTGGAGGAGAAGCGGGCATCACTGCTTCAGGCCATTGAAGAATGCCAGCAGGAGCGGCTGGCCCGTCTCAGCGCCCAGATCCAGGAGCACCGGAGCCTGCTGGATGGCTCAGGTCTGGTGGGCTATGCCCAGGAAGTACTTAAGGAAACAGACCAGCCTTGCTTTGTGCAAGCCGCCAAGCAGCTGCACAACAG GATTGCCCGAGCCACTGAAGCCCTCCAGACGTTCCGGCCAGCTGCCAGCTCCTCCTTCCGCCATTGCCAGCTCGACGTGGGACGTGAGATGAAGCTGCTGACAGAGCTTAACTTCCTGCGAG TGCCTGAGGCCCCCGTCATTGACACCCAGCGCACCTTTGCCTATGATCAGATCTTCCTGTGCTGGCGGCTGCCCCCCCACTCACCACCTGCCTGGCACTATACCGTTGAGTTCCGGCGCACGGATGTGCCTGCCCAGCCGGGCCCCACCCGCTGGCAGCGGCGGGAGGAGGTGAGGGGCACCAGTGCCCTGCTTGAGAACCCCGACACGGGCTCTGTGTATGTGCTGCGCGTCCGCGGCTGCAACAAGGCTGGCTACGGCGAGTACAGTGAAGATGTGCACCTGCACACGCCCCCAGCACCTG tcCTGCACTTCTTCCTCGACGGCCGCTGGGGTGCAAGCCGAGAGCGGCTGGCTATCAGCAAGGACCAGCGAGCAGTACGGAGTGTTCCGGGGCTGCCCCTGCTGCTGGCTGCTGACCGGCTGCTGACCGGCTGCCACCTGAGTGTGGATGTGGTCCTGGGCGACGTGGCTGTGACCCAGGGCCGCAGCTACTGGGCCTGCGCCGTAGACCCAGCCTCCTACTTGGTCAAGGTGGGCGTCGGGCTGGAGAGCAAGCTTCAAGAAAGTTTCCAGGGTGCCCCTGATGTGATCAGCCCCAG GTACGACCCGGACAGTGGGCACGACAGCGGTGCCGAGGATGCCACAGTGGAGGCGTCGCCGCCCTTCGCTTTCCTAACCATTGGCATGGGCAAGATCCTGCTGGGGTCGGGGGCAAACTCAAACGCAGGGCTGACAGGGAGGGATGGCCCCACAGCCGGCTGCACAGTGCCCCTGCCACCCCGCCTGGGCATCTGCCTGGACTATGAGCGGGGCCGGGTTTCCTTCCTGGATGCCGTGTCCTTCCGTGGGCTCTTGGAGTGCCCCCTGGACTGCTCAGGGCCTGTGTGCCCTGCCTTTTGCTTCATCGGGGGTGGCGCAGTACAGCTCCAGGAGCCAGTGGGCACTAAGCCTGAGAGGAAAGTCACCATTGGGGGCTTCGCCAAGCTGGACTGA
- the TRIM46 gene encoding tripartite motif-containing protein 46 isoform X1: MAPPSNTFPYSPIPRPAFENHVGRTISHPLPRRALFEAGPGSMRSDTSPPQPSSHPHWAPALSPGFAAAAGIGHPGAGGHGRAMAEGEDMQTFTSIMDALVRISTSMKNMEKELLCPVCQEMYKQPLVLPCTHNVCQACAREVLGQQGYIGHGGDPSSEPTSPASTPSTRSPRLSRRTLPKPDRLDRLLKSGFGTYPGRKRGALHPQVIMFPCPACQGDVELGERGLAGLFRNLTLERVVERYRQSVSVGGAILCQLCKPPPLEATKGCTECRATFCNECFKLFHPWGTQKAQHEPTLPTLSFRPKGLMCPDHKEEVTHYCKTCQRLVCQLCRVRRTHSGHKITPVLSAYQALKDKLTKSLTYILGNQDTVQTQICELEEAVRHTEVSGQQAKEEVSQLVRGLGAVLEEKRASLLQAIEECQQERLARLSAQIQEHRSLLDGSGLVGYAQEVLKETDQPCFVQAAKQLHNRIARATEALQTFRPAASSSFRHCQLDVGREMKLLTELNFLRVPEAPVIDTQRTFAYDQIFLCWRLPPHSPPAWHYTVEFRRTDVPAQPGPTRWQRREEVRGTSALLENPDTGSVYVLRVRGCNKAGYGEYSEDVHLHTPPAPVLHFFLDGRWGASRERLAISKDQRAVRSVPGLPLLLAADRLLTGCHLSVDVVLGDVAVTQGRSYWACAVDPASYLVKVGVGLESKLQESFQGAPDVISPRYDPDSGHDSGAEDATVEASPPFAFLTIGMGKILLGSGANSNAGLTGRDGPTAGCTVPLPPRLGICLDYERGRVSFLDAVSFRGLLECPLDCSGPVCPAFCFIGGGAVQLQEPVGTKPERKVTIGGFAKLD; this comes from the exons ATGGCTCCCCCGTCAAATACCTTTCCATATTCCCCAATCCCCCGACCGGCTTTCGAGAACCACGTGGGGAGAACTATTTCCCACCCCCTACCCCGACGGGCGCTGTTCGAGGCTGGTCCCGGGAGCATGCGCAGTGACACCTCACCCCCCCAGCCCTCCTCACACCCCCACTGGGCTCCTGCATTAAGCCCGGGGTTCGCAGCCGCAGCCGGGATCGGGCACCCAGGGGCGGGCGGGCACGGTAGGGCCATGGCAGAGGGTGAGGATATGCAGACCTTCACTTCCATCATGGACGCACTGGTCCGCATCAGT ACCAGCATGAAGAACATGGAGAAGGAACTGCTGTGCCCAGTGTGTCAAGAGATGTACAAGCAGCCACTGGTGCTGCCCTGTACCCACAACGTGTGCCAGGCCTGTGCCCGAGAGGTCTTGGGCCAGCAGGGCTACATAGGACATGGTGGGGACCCCAGCTCCGAGCCcacctctcctgcctccacccctTCCACCCGCAGCCCCCGCCTCTCCCGCAGAACTCTCCCCAAGCCAGACCGCCTGGACCGGCTGCTTAAGTCAG GCTTTGGGACATATCCTGGGAGGAAGCGAGGTGCTTTGCACCCCCAAGTGATCATGTTCCCGTGCCCAGCCTGCCAAGGTGATGTGGAGCTTGGGGAGCGGGGTCTGGCAGGGCTTTTCCGGAACCTGACCCTGGAGCGTGTGGTGGAGCGGTACCGCCAGAGTGTGAGTGTGGGAGGCGCCATCCTGTGCCAGTTGTGCAAGCCCCCACCACTAGAGGCCACCAAGGGCTGCACAGAGTGCCGCGCCACCTTCTGCAATGAGTGCTTCAAGCTCTTCCACCCCTGGGGCACCCAGAAAGCCCAGCATGagcccaccctccccaccctctcCTTCCGACCCAAG GGCCTTATGTGCCCAGACCACAAGGAAGAGGTGACCCACTACTGCAAGACATGCCAACGCCTGGTATGTCAACTCTGCCGGGTGCGGCGCACCCACAGCGGGcacaagatcacaccagtgctcAGTGCCTACCAGGCCCTCAAG GACAAGCTGACAAAGAGCCTGACATACATCCTGGGAAACCAGGACACGGTACAGACCCAGATCTGTGAGCTGGAGGAGGCTGTGAGGCACACCGAG GTGAGTGGTCAGCAGGCCAAGGAGGAGGTGTCACAGCTGGTGCGGGGGCTGGGGGCTGTGCTGGAGGAGAAGCGGGCATCACTGCTTCAGGCCATTGAAGAATGCCAGCAGGAGCGGCTGGCCCGTCTCAGCGCCCAGATCCAGGAGCACCGGAGCCTGCTGGATGGCTCAGGTCTGGTGGGCTATGCCCAGGAAGTACTTAAGGAAACAGACCAGCCTTGCTTTGTGCAAGCCGCCAAGCAGCTGCACAACAG GATTGCCCGAGCCACTGAAGCCCTCCAGACGTTCCGGCCAGCTGCCAGCTCCTCCTTCCGCCATTGCCAGCTCGACGTGGGACGTGAGATGAAGCTGCTGACAGAGCTTAACTTCCTGCGAG TGCCTGAGGCCCCCGTCATTGACACCCAGCGCACCTTTGCCTATGATCAGATCTTCCTGTGCTGGCGGCTGCCCCCCCACTCACCACCTGCCTGGCACTATACCGTTGAGTTCCGGCGCACGGATGTGCCTGCCCAGCCGGGCCCCACCCGCTGGCAGCGGCGGGAGGAGGTGAGGGGCACCAGTGCCCTGCTTGAGAACCCCGACACGGGCTCTGTGTATGTGCTGCGCGTCCGCGGCTGCAACAAGGCTGGCTACGGCGAGTACAGTGAAGATGTGCACCTGCACACGCCCCCAGCACCTG tcCTGCACTTCTTCCTCGACGGCCGCTGGGGTGCAAGCCGAGAGCGGCTGGCTATCAGCAAGGACCAGCGAGCAGTACGGAGTGTTCCGGGGCTGCCCCTGCTGCTGGCTGCTGACCGGCTGCTGACCGGCTGCCACCTGAGTGTGGATGTGGTCCTGGGCGACGTGGCTGTGACCCAGGGCCGCAGCTACTGGGCCTGCGCCGTAGACCCAGCCTCCTACTTGGTCAAGGTGGGCGTCGGGCTGGAGAGCAAGCTTCAAGAAAGTTTCCAGGGTGCCCCTGATGTGATCAGCCCCAG GTACGACCCGGACAGTGGGCACGACAGCGGTGCCGAGGATGCCACAGTGGAGGCGTCGCCGCCCTTCGCTTTCCTAACCATTGGCATGGGCAAGATCCTGCTGGGGTCGGGGGCAAACTCAAACGCAGGGCTGACAGGGAGGGATGGCCCCACAGCCGGCTGCACAGTGCCCCTGCCACCCCGCCTGGGCATCTGCCTGGACTATGAGCGGGGCCGGGTTTCCTTCCTGGATGCCGTGTCCTTCCGTGGGCTCTTGGAGTGCCCCCTGGACTGCTCAGGGCCTGTGTGCCCTGCCTTTTGCTTCATCGGGGGTGGCGCAGTACAGCTCCAGGAGCCAGTGGGCACTAAGCCTGAGAGGAAAGTCACCATTGGGGGCTTCGCCAAGCTGGACTGA
- the TRIM46 gene encoding tripartite motif-containing protein 46 isoform X3 yields the protein MGAKGNGLTSMKNMEKELLCPVCQEMYKQPLVLPCTHNVCQACAREVLGQQGYIGHGGDPSSEPTSPASTPSTRSPRLSRRTLPKPDRLDRLLKSGFGTYPGRKRGALHPQVIMFPCPACQGDVELGERGLAGLFRNLTLERVVERYRQSVSVGGAILCQLCKPPPLEATKGCTECRATFCNECFKLFHPWGTQKAQHEPTLPTLSFRPKGLMCPDHKEEVTHYCKTCQRLVCQLCRVRRTHSGHKITPVLSAYQALKDKLTKSLTYILGNQDTVQTQICELEEAVRHTEVSGQQAKEEVSQLVRGLGAVLEEKRASLLQAIEECQQERLARLSAQIQEHRSLLDGSGLVGYAQEVLKETDQPCFVQAAKQLHNRIARATEALQTFRPAASSSFRHCQLDVGREMKLLTELNFLRVPEAPVIDTQRTFAYDQIFLCWRLPPHSPPAWHYTVEFRRTDVPAQPGPTRWQRREEVRGTSALLENPDTGSVYVLRVRGCNKAGYGEYSEDVHLHTPPAPVLHFFLDGRWGASRERLAISKDQRAVRSVPGLPLLLAADRLLTGCHLSVDVVLGDVAVTQGRSYWACAVDPASYLVKVGVGLESKLQESFQGAPDVISPRYDPDSGHDSGAEDATVEASPPFAFLTIGMGKILLGSGANSNAGLTGRDGPTAGCTVPLPPRLGICLDYERGRVSFLDAVSFRGLLECPLDCSGPVCPAFCFIGGGAVQLQEPVGTKPERKVTIGGFAKLD from the exons ATGGGGGCGAAGGGGAATGGGTTG ACCAGCATGAAGAACATGGAGAAGGAACTGCTGTGCCCAGTGTGTCAAGAGATGTACAAGCAGCCACTGGTGCTGCCCTGTACCCACAACGTGTGCCAGGCCTGTGCCCGAGAGGTCTTGGGCCAGCAGGGCTACATAGGACATGGTGGGGACCCCAGCTCCGAGCCcacctctcctgcctccacccctTCCACCCGCAGCCCCCGCCTCTCCCGCAGAACTCTCCCCAAGCCAGACCGCCTGGACCGGCTGCTTAAGTCAG GCTTTGGGACATATCCTGGGAGGAAGCGAGGTGCTTTGCACCCCCAAGTGATCATGTTCCCGTGCCCAGCCTGCCAAGGTGATGTGGAGCTTGGGGAGCGGGGTCTGGCAGGGCTTTTCCGGAACCTGACCCTGGAGCGTGTGGTGGAGCGGTACCGCCAGAGTGTGAGTGTGGGAGGCGCCATCCTGTGCCAGTTGTGCAAGCCCCCACCACTAGAGGCCACCAAGGGCTGCACAGAGTGCCGCGCCACCTTCTGCAATGAGTGCTTCAAGCTCTTCCACCCCTGGGGCACCCAGAAAGCCCAGCATGagcccaccctccccaccctctcCTTCCGACCCAAG GGCCTTATGTGCCCAGACCACAAGGAAGAGGTGACCCACTACTGCAAGACATGCCAACGCCTGGTATGTCAACTCTGCCGGGTGCGGCGCACCCACAGCGGGcacaagatcacaccagtgctcAGTGCCTACCAGGCCCTCAAG GACAAGCTGACAAAGAGCCTGACATACATCCTGGGAAACCAGGACACGGTACAGACCCAGATCTGTGAGCTGGAGGAGGCTGTGAGGCACACCGAG GTGAGTGGTCAGCAGGCCAAGGAGGAGGTGTCACAGCTGGTGCGGGGGCTGGGGGCTGTGCTGGAGGAGAAGCGGGCATCACTGCTTCAGGCCATTGAAGAATGCCAGCAGGAGCGGCTGGCCCGTCTCAGCGCCCAGATCCAGGAGCACCGGAGCCTGCTGGATGGCTCAGGTCTGGTGGGCTATGCCCAGGAAGTACTTAAGGAAACAGACCAGCCTTGCTTTGTGCAAGCCGCCAAGCAGCTGCACAACAG GATTGCCCGAGCCACTGAAGCCCTCCAGACGTTCCGGCCAGCTGCCAGCTCCTCCTTCCGCCATTGCCAGCTCGACGTGGGACGTGAGATGAAGCTGCTGACAGAGCTTAACTTCCTGCGAG TGCCTGAGGCCCCCGTCATTGACACCCAGCGCACCTTTGCCTATGATCAGATCTTCCTGTGCTGGCGGCTGCCCCCCCACTCACCACCTGCCTGGCACTATACCGTTGAGTTCCGGCGCACGGATGTGCCTGCCCAGCCGGGCCCCACCCGCTGGCAGCGGCGGGAGGAGGTGAGGGGCACCAGTGCCCTGCTTGAGAACCCCGACACGGGCTCTGTGTATGTGCTGCGCGTCCGCGGCTGCAACAAGGCTGGCTACGGCGAGTACAGTGAAGATGTGCACCTGCACACGCCCCCAGCACCTG tcCTGCACTTCTTCCTCGACGGCCGCTGGGGTGCAAGCCGAGAGCGGCTGGCTATCAGCAAGGACCAGCGAGCAGTACGGAGTGTTCCGGGGCTGCCCCTGCTGCTGGCTGCTGACCGGCTGCTGACCGGCTGCCACCTGAGTGTGGATGTGGTCCTGGGCGACGTGGCTGTGACCCAGGGCCGCAGCTACTGGGCCTGCGCCGTAGACCCAGCCTCCTACTTGGTCAAGGTGGGCGTCGGGCTGGAGAGCAAGCTTCAAGAAAGTTTCCAGGGTGCCCCTGATGTGATCAGCCCCAG GTACGACCCGGACAGTGGGCACGACAGCGGTGCCGAGGATGCCACAGTGGAGGCGTCGCCGCCCTTCGCTTTCCTAACCATTGGCATGGGCAAGATCCTGCTGGGGTCGGGGGCAAACTCAAACGCAGGGCTGACAGGGAGGGATGGCCCCACAGCCGGCTGCACAGTGCCCCTGCCACCCCGCCTGGGCATCTGCCTGGACTATGAGCGGGGCCGGGTTTCCTTCCTGGATGCCGTGTCCTTCCGTGGGCTCTTGGAGTGCCCCCTGGACTGCTCAGGGCCTGTGTGCCCTGCCTTTTGCTTCATCGGGGGTGGCGCAGTACAGCTCCAGGAGCCAGTGGGCACTAAGCCTGAGAGGAAAGTCACCATTGGGGGCTTCGCCAAGCTGGACTGA